In one Mucilaginibacter sp. PAMB04168 genomic region, the following are encoded:
- a CDS encoding CusA/CzcA family heavy metal efflux RND transporter — protein MFDKIIAFSIRNKVAIGIMTLVLILVGIYSAYNLPVDAQPDITNNQVQIITQAPSLGAQEVEQFITAPIELAMANIAGIIEKRSISRSGISVITIVFKDNVDIYWARQQVNAQLKEAENSIPEGLGEPSLAPITTGLGEIYQYVIHTKKGYENKYTPTDLRTIQDWIVRTQLAGTVGLAEVSGWGGYVKQYEVALDNDKLNSLGITIPQVYEALQKNNENTGGSYIEQQRNAYFIRGLGQVQNLDDIRRIVVANTKGSPILVRDIATVQFGSATRYGAVTRNGEGEVVAGVALMLKGENFSEVIENVKERMVQIQKSLPEGVVIEPFIDRTELVGRAIGTVKRNLLEGALIVIFVLVLLLGNLRAGLVVASVIPLAMLFAFSMMRLFGVSGNLMSLGAIDFGLIVDGAVIIVESVVHHITTGSYRQKGVEKLTTEQMDVEVRDSASKLMKSAAFGQIIILIVYLPLLSLVGIEGKMFRPMAETVAFAILGAFILSLTYVPMASALFLSKKTAHKRNISDRIIEFLQRIYQRALIAVLKIKVITVTIVFIVFGIAIWAFSRMGGEFIPTLDEGDLTVEISMMQGTSLTEVVKTFGKAEKLLKERFPEIKQAVTRIGSSEIPTDPMPMEKGDMMLAMKPKGEWKTASNKEEMIEKMEDALSAIPGINVEISQPMQMRFNELMTGIRQDVAIKIYGDDLDILAVQAKKLAKLIAPVKGVSEPYIEKVSGLPQIQVAYNRDKMAQYGLNISDVNMILKTAFAGSVTGVVFEGEKRFDMVVRLNRDLRENISGVENLLVPLPSGNKVPLSQVADISFKDAPAQVSREDGKRRIYVGFNVQGRDVETTVKEIQGKLDKALKLPSGYYLTYGGQFQNLQAAKSRLMVAVPAALLFILVLLYVTFRSVKESLLIFTAVPLASMGGVAALLLRGMPFSISAGVGFIALFGVAVLNGIVLIGYFNQLKEEGMDNIYDRVLEGTKTRLRPVLMTASVASLGFLPMALSSSAGAEVQRPLATVVIGGLITATFLTLFVLPCLYLLFNRKEAGQIKVPKALVTLLLIFSIGLLQNNKATAQSRMPLTLDSAISKALKNNLQIRSARLSVEQARALQRSGTDIPKTEVMVTQDPTSGGNMDNAIGITQTIAWPGVYKNQRKLLNQQTLLAERNGHLTKTEIIRQVRSAWYAYLLNRETLRVLDYQDSVYKGFVKKAEVRFKTGETSNLELISARNKYQEIVALQIGAQADLRSNELVLQQLLNTAEPIIAAESKLPILLPMTTDSVNVSNNPQVNIDLQNIEVANARIALEKSKGLPDLTLGYNQQLVISGFNPAGINRDYSPGTRIAGIQVGVALPLFNGANRARVKSERLSAQVAQTNYQQTQSQVRLQYEQEMQQYQKFKQSVDYYMSEGLKQADEQLRIAQVSFNLGEIGYIEYIQNMSAAVQVKLAYIEAVSRLNQSAIQLQFIKGE, from the coding sequence ATGTTTGACAAGATTATCGCGTTCTCTATCAGGAACAAGGTAGCTATCGGGATCATGACACTGGTTTTAATACTGGTAGGCATTTATTCAGCGTATAACCTGCCGGTTGATGCGCAGCCCGATATTACCAATAACCAGGTACAGATCATTACACAAGCGCCGAGCCTCGGCGCACAGGAAGTGGAGCAGTTCATAACTGCTCCCATTGAATTAGCTATGGCCAATATTGCCGGGATCATCGAAAAACGTTCGATCTCCCGTTCCGGCATATCCGTGATCACCATCGTATTTAAAGATAACGTGGATATTTATTGGGCAAGGCAACAGGTGAATGCCCAATTAAAGGAGGCTGAAAACAGCATTCCAGAAGGTTTGGGCGAACCATCACTGGCACCGATCACTACAGGCCTTGGGGAGATCTACCAATATGTGATCCACACCAAAAAAGGTTACGAAAATAAATATACGCCAACCGACCTGCGTACCATCCAGGACTGGATCGTCCGAACCCAGCTGGCCGGAACGGTTGGACTGGCCGAAGTAAGCGGCTGGGGCGGTTACGTGAAGCAATACGAGGTCGCTTTGGACAATGATAAGTTGAACTCTTTAGGCATAACCATTCCGCAGGTTTACGAAGCCTTGCAAAAGAACAATGAAAATACCGGCGGCTCTTATATCGAGCAGCAGCGGAACGCCTATTTTATTCGCGGTTTAGGGCAAGTGCAGAACCTCGACGACATTCGCCGCATCGTGGTTGCCAATACCAAAGGCTCGCCGATATTGGTGCGGGATATTGCCACCGTGCAGTTCGGCAGCGCTACCCGCTATGGAGCGGTTACCCGCAATGGTGAAGGCGAAGTAGTGGCCGGTGTTGCATTGATGTTGAAAGGAGAGAATTTCAGCGAGGTGATCGAAAACGTAAAAGAACGAATGGTGCAAATACAAAAATCACTGCCCGAAGGTGTGGTGATCGAGCCATTCATTGACCGCACCGAATTGGTAGGCCGGGCTATCGGCACGGTGAAACGCAACTTATTGGAAGGTGCATTGATCGTGATCTTCGTATTGGTCTTGCTGTTGGGCAATTTAAGGGCAGGTTTAGTTGTCGCTTCGGTGATCCCTTTGGCCATGTTGTTTGCATTTTCCATGATGCGGCTGTTCGGCGTTTCGGGTAACCTCATGAGCTTAGGAGCAATTGATTTCGGGCTGATCGTAGATGGCGCGGTGATCATCGTCGAAAGCGTCGTGCATCATATCACCACCGGCAGTTACCGGCAAAAAGGCGTTGAAAAATTAACCACTGAACAAATGGATGTGGAGGTGCGTGACAGCGCCAGCAAGCTAATGAAGTCGGCGGCATTCGGGCAGATCATCATCCTGATCGTTTACCTGCCCTTATTATCCCTCGTGGGTATCGAAGGTAAAATGTTCAGGCCGATGGCGGAAACAGTTGCATTTGCCATTTTAGGCGCTTTTATTCTTTCGCTTACTTACGTGCCGATGGCTAGCGCTTTGTTTTTAAGCAAGAAAACTGCGCACAAGCGCAACATATCAGACCGCATTATCGAGTTTTTGCAGCGCATATACCAGCGGGCATTAATTGCCGTATTAAAGATCAAGGTCATTACCGTGACCATAGTGTTTATCGTATTTGGGATAGCTATCTGGGCATTCAGCCGCATGGGCGGCGAGTTCATCCCGACTTTGGATGAGGGTGACCTTACTGTTGAAATTTCTATGATGCAGGGCACATCCCTCACCGAAGTGGTCAAAACCTTCGGTAAAGCGGAGAAACTGTTAAAGGAACGGTTTCCTGAGATCAAACAGGCGGTTACCCGTATCGGCAGTTCTGAAATTCCAACCGACCCGATGCCGATGGAAAAGGGCGATATGATGCTGGCCATGAAGCCAAAAGGCGAATGGAAAACGGCTTCTAATAAAGAAGAAATGATCGAAAAAATGGAAGACGCCTTATCCGCTATTCCCGGTATCAATGTGGAAATATCACAGCCTATGCAGATGCGTTTTAATGAGCTTATGACCGGCATCCGGCAGGATGTGGCTATCAAGATCTATGGCGACGACCTTGATATCCTGGCGGTGCAAGCGAAAAAGCTGGCGAAGCTGATCGCGCCGGTCAAAGGCGTTAGCGAGCCCTATATTGAAAAAGTAAGCGGCCTGCCGCAAATCCAGGTGGCTTATAACCGCGATAAAATGGCGCAGTACGGCTTAAACATCAGTGATGTGAACATGATCCTGAAAACAGCATTTGCCGGTAGCGTAACCGGTGTCGTATTTGAAGGCGAAAAACGCTTTGATATGGTGGTACGGCTAAACCGTGACCTGCGGGAAAATATTTCAGGGGTTGAAAACTTATTGGTTCCCTTGCCGTCAGGCAATAAGGTGCCCTTAAGCCAGGTCGCTGATATTTCCTTCAAAGATGCGCCTGCGCAGGTTTCCCGAGAAGATGGTAAAAGGCGTATTTATGTGGGCTTCAATGTACAGGGCCGGGATGTAGAAACCACCGTCAAAGAGATCCAGGGTAAATTGGACAAGGCTTTAAAATTGCCTTCGGGTTATTACCTTACCTATGGCGGCCAGTTCCAAAATCTGCAAGCTGCTAAGTCCAGGTTAATGGTAGCTGTACCTGCAGCCTTATTGTTTATTCTGGTGCTGCTGTACGTTACTTTCCGCTCGGTGAAAGAAAGCCTGCTCATTTTCACGGCCGTGCCATTGGCCTCTATGGGCGGCGTAGCGGCATTGCTATTGCGCGGAATGCCTTTCTCTATCTCAGCCGGTGTTGGCTTTATTGCATTATTCGGCGTGGCAGTTTTAAACGGTATCGTGCTGATCGGCTACTTTAACCAGTTAAAGGAAGAAGGCATGGACAATATTTATGATCGTGTTTTGGAAGGTACGAAGACCAGGCTTCGACCGGTGCTCATGACCGCCTCCGTTGCTTCATTAGGTTTTCTACCTATGGCCTTATCTTCGAGCGCCGGTGCCGAAGTGCAACGACCTTTAGCAACTGTGGTGATCGGCGGGTTAATTACCGCCACCTTTTTAACGCTCTTCGTGCTGCCTTGTCTTTATCTGCTGTTTAACCGTAAGGAAGCCGGGCAGATCAAAGTGCCCAAAGCATTAGTCACGCTATTGCTGATCTTTAGTATTGGTCTGCTCCAGAATAACAAAGCAACGGCTCAAAGCCGGATGCCGTTAACCTTAGACAGCGCGATCAGTAAAGCTTTAAAAAATAACCTGCAAATACGCTCGGCACGCTTATCCGTCGAACAGGCCAGGGCATTGCAAAGGTCAGGCACAGACATTCCTAAAACCGAGGTCATGGTCACGCAAGACCCAACCAGCGGCGGGAACATGGATAATGCTATTGGTATCACACAAACCATCGCCTGGCCCGGTGTTTACAAAAATCAGCGTAAGCTGCTTAACCAGCAAACTTTATTAGCGGAACGAAACGGACATTTAACCAAAACGGAGATCATCCGCCAGGTACGCAGCGCCTGGTATGCCTATCTGCTGAACCGGGAAACACTACGCGTACTGGACTATCAGGACAGCGTTTATAAAGGCTTCGTCAAAAAAGCGGAGGTCAGGTTTAAGACGGGCGAAACCTCCAACCTGGAACTGATCAGCGCCCGGAACAAGTACCAGGAGATCGTTGCGCTGCAGATCGGTGCGCAGGCAGACCTGCGCAGCAACGAACTGGTGTTACAGCAACTCTTGAATACTGCGGAACCCATTATAGCCGCCGAAAGCAAACTGCCGATCCTCTTACCGATGACTACAGATTCGGTTAATGTTAGCAATAATCCGCAGGTCAATATTGATCTGCAAAACATTGAGGTGGCTAACGCCAGGATAGCTTTAGAAAAATCAAAAGGTTTACCTGATTTGACACTGGGTTATAACCAGCAATTAGTGATCTCGGGCTTTAACCCTGCGGGCATTAACCGGGATTATTCACCCGGTACCCGCATCGCCGGTATACAGGTCGGTGTGGCCTTACCGCTGTTTAACGGCGCAAACCGCGCAAGGGTTAAATCGGAACGCTTATCCGCCCAGGTGGCTCAAACGAATTACCAGCAGACACAATCACAGGTACGTTTGCAATATGAGCAGGAAATGCAGCAATATCAAAAATTCAAACAATCCGTAGATTATTATATGTCTGAGGGATTGAAACAGGCAGATGAACAATTACGCATCGCGCAGGTATCGTTCAACCTGGGTGAGATCGGCTACATTGAGTATATCCAGAATATGTCGGCCGCCGTTCAGGTGAAGTTAGCCTATATCGAAGCGGTAAGCCGTTTGAACCAATCAGCCATCCAGCTACAATTTATTAAAGGAGAATAA
- a CDS encoding transcriptional repressor, which produces MKELENILLQKQINPTAMRLVVLDYLLKQTNAVSLTDMELSLEKTDRVTLYRSIKTFEEHGLVHRIDDGTGITKFALCQPSCTIDGHHDLHVHFYCTNCGETHCLPRTHIPEVKLPGGYERQETSLLVKGLCPECQK; this is translated from the coding sequence ATGAAAGAACTGGAGAACATTTTGCTGCAAAAGCAGATCAATCCAACCGCTATGCGGTTGGTTGTGCTGGATTATCTTCTGAAACAAACCAACGCGGTAAGCCTGACGGATATGGAGCTAAGCCTCGAAAAGACAGACCGGGTAACCTTGTACCGCAGTATAAAAACATTTGAAGAACATGGATTGGTCCACCGGATAGATGATGGCACTGGAATTACCAAATTTGCGCTTTGTCAGCCGTCCTGTACAATTGATGGTCACCATGACCTGCATGTTCATTTCTACTGTACTAATTGCGGGGAAACGCATTGTTTGCCCAGAACACACATACCGGAAGTCAAATTACCGGGAGGCTACGAACGGCAGGAAACAAGTTTGCTGGTAAAGGGCTTATGTCCTGAATGTCAAAAATAA
- a CDS encoding AIPR family protein, with the protein MEVQEYLRYRKDLLVLAQDDDSFISETSFIDAVLPSMLDAKLIDSEEWNDTGFLSETEKLKVNGYLINESEERLQLIILNESSIDIKVSNAELQISQKVYYETQFARTTRFLKKAMNGHLNESLQDSDPVNALVAHLSSSEGADQFDVVDIFLISATATVETRGSIPQPKGLEFENENLTVTYTKDRQRLSKEILIVRRLIDLNFLYDILISQGNREVLTVNFESIFDSPIKAIKAANEQNFESYLCVLPALHLAELYKLHSTRLLEKNVRSFLDFKNEANKGMFTTLRKDPAKFIAFNNGLTITSTLSDTFESGGLTLIRSLTDFQIVNGGQTTAAIYFARKSGIDISKVFVTAKINVVSEAAEDELNKFIKEISLYSNTQTKVTTVDLDSQNPQLVKLKAMTASVVTPSGKKWFFDRAKGEFNTMKRKSGNKTKIEKDYPDERRFSKEQLGKYYSSWGDQPYMVKKGGIKVFKYFITAICGDGDKKKGVIVDRNFYEELIAKMILFNKLEKVYGAGKNSIGQLRSAVVPYSISILYRFTDGSKSGSSFDLTKIWVKEGLEDDLTLYLEDMMKLVNELLKKYSDSDDVGENTRKKELWDKVSECREIAAFMATSNSLKIIKKYSISNEERKKRNARNSKLAEVDFKLLKDNIEIYTNGIGFYDNVLTGYGRSLTVAEMNKLGIIKSSISNLENIKEAHVDFERELIRRIRTEAPEVFDRMVNNEMVFWQQIFDFIVQIYNNAVSEGEDVGAAFNRVQEFAKSKAVKYPSVFGQIGELLKNGDTPTVKQVWYASHILALKEHTSLATQS; encoded by the coding sequence ATGGAAGTTCAGGAATATTTACGCTACAGAAAAGACCTGCTCGTTCTCGCCCAGGACGATGACAGCTTTATTTCAGAAACTTCATTTATCGATGCGGTACTGCCTTCCATGCTGGATGCCAAACTTATCGACTCTGAAGAATGGAACGATACCGGTTTCTTATCGGAAACCGAAAAATTGAAGGTAAACGGTTACCTCATCAATGAATCAGAAGAACGGCTTCAGCTGATTATCCTGAATGAATCCTCCATCGACATTAAAGTTTCTAATGCCGAACTTCAGATTTCCCAGAAAGTATATTACGAAACGCAGTTTGCAAGGACGACCAGATTTCTGAAGAAAGCAATGAACGGTCACTTAAATGAAAGCCTGCAGGATTCCGATCCGGTAAACGCTCTGGTAGCTCACCTTTCTTCCTCAGAAGGCGCCGATCAGTTTGACGTGGTTGATATATTCTTAATTTCGGCAACGGCAACTGTGGAGACGCGCGGTAGTATTCCGCAACCAAAAGGGCTTGAATTTGAAAACGAAAATCTGACAGTAACCTATACTAAAGACCGGCAAAGATTATCAAAGGAAATACTGATTGTCAGAAGGCTTATTGATCTCAACTTCCTTTATGATATTTTAATTTCACAGGGGAACCGGGAGGTTCTGACCGTCAATTTTGAAAGTATATTTGATTCGCCCATCAAAGCGATAAAGGCTGCAAACGAACAGAATTTTGAATCGTACCTGTGTGTACTTCCCGCCCTGCATCTTGCAGAACTTTATAAACTTCACAGTACAAGACTTCTCGAAAAAAACGTCAGGTCATTTCTTGATTTCAAAAATGAGGCAAACAAGGGGATGTTTACAACCCTCAGAAAAGACCCTGCCAAGTTCATAGCATTTAATAACGGGCTGACGATTACCTCGACATTATCCGACACCTTTGAGTCGGGTGGCCTGACACTGATCAGATCGCTGACGGACTTTCAGATTGTTAACGGCGGCCAGACTACCGCCGCTATCTATTTTGCCAGAAAAAGCGGTATTGACATCAGCAAGGTGTTTGTGACGGCAAAGATCAATGTAGTCAGTGAAGCCGCTGAGGACGAACTGAACAAATTTATAAAAGAGATCAGCCTCTACTCCAATACGCAAACCAAGGTAACAACCGTCGATCTGGATTCGCAGAATCCGCAGCTCGTTAAGTTAAAAGCCATGACCGCCAGCGTTGTTACACCAAGCGGCAAAAAATGGTTTTTTGACCGGGCAAAAGGCGAATTCAACACCATGAAACGCAAGTCTGGAAACAAAACAAAAATCGAGAAGGACTATCCGGATGAAAGACGGTTCTCCAAAGAGCAGCTGGGTAAGTATTATTCATCCTGGGGTGACCAGCCTTACATGGTAAAAAAAGGTGGAATCAAGGTCTTCAAATATTTTATAACCGCTATCTGCGGCGATGGCGACAAGAAAAAGGGCGTTATTGTGGACCGGAACTTTTATGAAGAACTCATTGCCAAAATGATCCTGTTTAACAAGCTGGAAAAAGTTTATGGCGCGGGTAAGAATTCAATAGGTCAGCTCCGTTCAGCCGTGGTTCCGTATTCCATTTCTATTCTTTACAGGTTTACCGATGGATCAAAATCAGGCAGCAGTTTTGATCTGACCAAAATATGGGTGAAAGAAGGCCTTGAAGACGACCTGACCCTTTACCTGGAGGACATGATGAAGCTGGTAAATGAACTGCTGAAAAAATATTCCGACAGCGACGACGTTGGCGAAAATACCCGGAAAAAGGAATTATGGGATAAGGTGTCGGAATGCCGGGAAATTGCTGCATTCATGGCCACTTCCAATAGTCTGAAAATAATAAAAAAGTATTCCATCAGCAATGAGGAACGTAAAAAACGTAATGCCAGAAATTCAAAACTTGCTGAGGTCGATTTCAAGTTGTTGAAAGACAATATTGAAATTTACACCAACGGCATTGGTTTTTACGACAACGTGCTGACAGGTTATGGGAGATCTCTCACAGTAGCCGAGATGAACAAGCTGGGAATTATCAAATCCTCCATTTCCAATCTCGAAAACATTAAGGAAGCGCATGTTGATTTTGAACGGGAACTAATAAGGCGGATAAGGACGGAGGCACCGGAAGTCTTCGACCGGATGGTGAATAATGAGATGGTATTCTGGCAGCAGATTTTTGATTTTATCGTACAGATATATAACAACGCCGTAAGCGAGGGAGAAGACGTTGGAGCGGCATTTAACCGTGTTCAGGAATTCGCAAAATCAAAAGCGGTCAAATACCCTTCTGTATTCGGGCAGATCGGCGAGTTACTCAAAAACGGGGACACGCCGACAGTTAAACAGGTTTGGTATGCTTCGCATATCCTGGCGCTGAAAGAACATACATCATTAGCCACTCAATCTTAA
- a CDS encoding heavy metal translocating P-type ATPase, producing the protein MKKENKNKRAIPTASGKEAILENDTPQVNIMKEQDRELKEEEDDDEVLDLNKPAEEEGWQSHWPLLTALAILSIMLTLEFGFKYQPAFPLNLIIFSVAFLLAGYNVLGMAWRKAKHFDFFNEFFLMSVATIGAFSIGSYSEGVAVMVFYSIGEWFQDSAVNRAKKSIKALLDIRPDKVTVIRDGKTLISDPKEIKIDEIIQVKAGEKVALDGELYSDTATFNTAALTGESKPDTKRKGEKVLAGMINLDKVSEVQVKALFKDSKLSQILDMVQDATSRKSQTQLFISRFAKIYTPIVFALALLVCFAPYFFTDPYNFHQWFYRALVFLVISCPCALVVSIPLGYFGGIGLASRNGILFKGSNFLDVMTTINTVIMDKTGTLTKGVFNVQEVVTDNFDEKELVSVAAAIESNSTHPIAKAVVAYAGDSIGNLKADAVEEISGHGLKGTVEGRTVLAGNTKLLKKYNIPYPTEVDKLVDTVVVVAVNDKYAGYLTIADEIKEDAKQAIDQMHSLKIQTVMLSGDKQAVVDKVAKSLGIDKAFGDLLPDGKVQKVQEYKNMGSRIAFIGDGVNDAPVVALADAGIAMGGLGSDATIETADIVIQNDQPSKITVAIKIGRITKQIVWQNITIAMVVKVIVLVLGAGGMANLWEAVIADVGVALLAILNAVRIQKMKLE; encoded by the coding sequence ATGAAAAAAGAAAACAAAAATAAGCGGGCAATACCGACAGCATCCGGAAAGGAAGCTATTCTTGAAAATGATACACCACAGGTGAATATCATGAAAGAGCAGGACAGGGAATTGAAAGAGGAAGAAGACGATGATGAAGTGCTTGACCTGAATAAACCAGCGGAAGAAGAAGGCTGGCAAAGCCACTGGCCGCTGCTAACCGCGCTGGCGATTTTATCAATCATGCTAACCCTTGAATTTGGCTTTAAATACCAGCCAGCTTTCCCACTTAACCTGATCATTTTTTCGGTGGCATTCTTATTGGCGGGATATAATGTTTTGGGAATGGCCTGGCGCAAAGCGAAACACTTTGATTTTTTCAATGAGTTCTTTTTGATGAGTGTTGCCACCATTGGCGCTTTCAGCATCGGTTCTTACAGTGAAGGCGTCGCAGTAATGGTGTTTTATTCCATTGGCGAGTGGTTCCAGGATTCGGCCGTTAACCGGGCGAAAAAAAGCATTAAAGCATTATTGGACATCCGGCCTGATAAAGTAACCGTGATAAGGGATGGCAAAACCTTGATAAGCGATCCGAAAGAGATTAAAATAGACGAGATCATCCAGGTAAAAGCAGGCGAAAAAGTTGCGCTCGATGGCGAGCTTTATTCGGATACGGCAACATTTAATACCGCTGCCCTGACCGGGGAAAGCAAACCGGATACGAAGAGAAAAGGTGAAAAGGTACTTGCGGGTATGATCAACCTGGACAAAGTAAGCGAAGTGCAGGTCAAAGCTTTGTTTAAAGACAGTAAACTTAGCCAGATACTCGACATGGTGCAGGATGCTACGTCACGAAAATCGCAAACACAGCTATTTATCAGCCGTTTTGCAAAGATTTATACGCCGATTGTATTTGCGCTGGCGCTGTTAGTTTGTTTTGCGCCTTACTTCTTTACAGACCCTTACAACTTCCATCAATGGTTTTACCGGGCGTTGGTGTTCCTCGTAATCAGTTGCCCTTGTGCGCTGGTCGTTTCTATTCCACTGGGCTACTTTGGAGGGATCGGGCTGGCCTCACGTAACGGTATTCTTTTTAAGGGCTCAAATTTTCTGGATGTAATGACCACGATCAATACGGTCATCATGGATAAAACGGGTACGCTGACCAAAGGCGTATTTAATGTGCAGGAAGTAGTGACCGATAACTTTGATGAAAAGGAACTGGTTAGCGTTGCGGCAGCGATTGAAAGCAATTCTACCCATCCGATAGCTAAAGCGGTAGTTGCTTATGCCGGTGATAGTATTGGTAACCTTAAGGCAGATGCTGTCGAAGAAATTTCCGGACATGGTTTGAAAGGAACGGTTGAAGGCAGGACTGTTTTAGCTGGCAATACCAAGCTGTTAAAAAAATACAATATCCCTTATCCAACGGAAGTGGATAAGCTGGTCGACACGGTAGTTGTGGTTGCTGTTAATGACAAATACGCAGGCTACCTGACCATCGCAGATGAAATTAAAGAAGACGCGAAACAAGCCATTGATCAGATGCATAGCCTGAAGATTCAGACCGTGATGCTTTCCGGTGACAAACAGGCCGTAGTGGATAAGGTTGCCAAATCATTAGGAATCGATAAAGCTTTCGGCGACCTGCTGCCTGATGGAAAAGTACAGAAGGTACAGGAATATAAAAATATGGGCAGCCGGATCGCTTTTATAGGCGATGGTGTAAATGACGCACCTGTGGTGGCACTGGCCGACGCCGGTATAGCGATGGGTGGACTGGGGAGCGATGCTACCATTGAAACGGCTGATATTGTTATTCAAAACGATCAGCCTTCAAAAATTACCGTCGCGATAAAGATCGGACGGATCACTAAACAGATCGTGTGGCAAAACATCACCATCGCCATGGTGGTGAAGGTCATCGTTTTGGTTCTTGGCGCAGGTGGCATGGCTAATTTATGGGAAGCGGTCATTGCCGACGTAGGCGTTGCCCTGCTGGCGATCCTGAATGCGGTGAGAATACAGAAGATGAAGTTAGAATAG
- a CDS encoding efflux RND transporter periplasmic adaptor subunit, producing MKIQKYKYFTIALLLAAGLTSCTGNSAKKEADTKENKESAEAEKPKPGGLELTPEQMQTVGIVTGPIAQKNLDSVIKANGQLAVPPQNKADVSILSGGIIAHISVIEGQQVRRGQLLATIKNQDLIKIQQDYLAAKNNFTYVDAEYNRQKQLQAAGAGTGKSFQSAEATYNAERSRLTAYESQLRQLGISPGSISGGKIVSQFPVLSPIGGTVGQITANTGAFVQPGTSIMEVVDNSKIHCDLTVFEKDLMHVKVGQKVSFQLTNQENQLITGTINGINKSFENESKGVTVHAVINNKEQKNLIPGMYVTALISTGSRLTSAVPVDAVVRAEGKQYIFVVVPGESTGGKVGFKKAEVTTGVTELGFIQIRPVDELPASAKVALKGAFYLQSKATGGAEEE from the coding sequence ATGAAAATTCAAAAATATAAGTACTTCACCATTGCCCTTCTGCTGGCCGCAGGCTTAACATCCTGTACGGGAAATTCCGCTAAAAAGGAAGCAGACACCAAAGAAAACAAGGAAAGCGCCGAAGCGGAAAAGCCAAAACCCGGAGGCTTGGAACTAACCCCCGAACAAATGCAAACGGTCGGTATTGTCACCGGGCCAATCGCGCAAAAAAACCTTGATTCCGTGATCAAAGCCAACGGACAATTAGCGGTTCCGCCGCAAAACAAGGCGGATGTGAGCATTCTCTCAGGTGGTATCATTGCGCACATCAGCGTTATTGAAGGACAGCAGGTCAGGCGCGGACAGCTACTGGCCACTATCAAGAACCAGGACCTGATCAAGATCCAGCAGGATTATCTCGCCGCTAAGAATAATTTCACTTATGTGGATGCGGAATATAACCGTCAAAAGCAATTGCAGGCGGCTGGTGCCGGTACCGGTAAATCTTTCCAGTCGGCGGAAGCCACCTATAATGCCGAACGTTCCCGCTTAACCGCTTATGAGAGCCAGTTGCGGCAATTGGGTATATCCCCCGGAAGTATCTCGGGTGGTAAAATTGTTTCGCAATTCCCGGTACTTTCGCCTATCGGCGGCACGGTCGGGCAGATCACGGCCAACACCGGCGCTTTTGTGCAGCCCGGCACCTCCATTATGGAAGTGGTTGATAATTCCAAAATACATTGCGACCTCACGGTATTTGAAAAAGACCTGATGCATGTTAAAGTCGGCCAGAAGGTAAGCTTCCAGTTGACCAATCAGGAGAACCAGCTTATTACCGGCACCATCAACGGGATCAATAAATCTTTTGAAAATGAAAGCAAAGGGGTCACAGTACATGCGGTCATCAACAACAAAGAACAAAAGAACCTGATCCCCGGTATGTATGTTACCGCGCTGATCAGTACCGGCAGCAGGTTAACTTCGGCAGTGCCGGTAGATGCCGTTGTTCGCGCCGAAGGCAAACAGTATATTTTTGTAGTTGTTCCCGGCGAAAGCACCGGCGGCAAAGTCGGATTCAAAAAAGCGGAAGTGACCACCGGGGTTACGGAACTTGGCTTTATTCAGATCAGGCCGGTTGATGAACTGCCCGCTTCAGCGAAGGTCGCCTTAAAGGGAGCCTTTTATTTGCAATCTAAAGCCACAGGTGGCGCGGAGGAAGAATAG
- a CDS encoding DUF6660 family protein: MRYIAFIFSIYFVLLALLPCQDREDMIASITHTTVQKSHAPNDERGQETCPPFCTCSCCSTARHLTETVRTGIFTKTVFTEYPHLIIPVLQEQPINIWQPPQIS, translated from the coding sequence ATGAGATATATTGCTTTCATATTCAGTATCTACTTTGTTCTTCTGGCATTACTACCGTGCCAGGACAGGGAGGATATGATCGCAAGCATTACTCATACAACCGTTCAAAAAAGTCACGCACCAAATGATGAGCGCGGTCAGGAAACCTGCCCGCCGTTCTGTACCTGTTCTTGCTGTTCTACGGCCAGGCACTTAACAGAAACAGTCAGAACCGGTATTTTCACTAAAACGGTTTTTACAGAATATCCGCACTTAATAATTCCTGTCCTTCAGGAACAGCCGATCAATATCTGGCAGCCCCCTCAAATAAGCTAA